One window of Myxococcales bacterium genomic DNA carries:
- a CDS encoding sigma 54-interacting transcriptional regulator, with product MARFELPKRYLPLSRLGKGGGGEVWAVRDRHGEKSLALKVLAEGASEREMAALVREAVALSGLEGLGVPRVVRFGRLPGSGRPFMVRELVEGQSLGDLIDGGLDVERTLDALARSAEQLTLVHRAGLLHGDIKPANIIVEESGRATLVDLGLAAPWRETGTAAEGLTPRYAAPELMAGGPLTVRAEVYALGVALAEAIEHAKSLKKEVVARLESVVERATHDDPSRRHPSADEFASELRHAALLGPPEHASNAAAIWPVVGIDGAASQLLTAIDRLTPGAVLRLAGPRGSGQSALMRRSAWSLGVRGTPVAWIDEGIAGSVAAVVAELQDQAADGLIVLVDDAGRLTPEGLAAVKRAGQAGARLVVAGSAELGAAEATFEVPPLDKPAAIDLVRRAVPSLTDSMIERIVSACGCRPGELRRVVGVIASQAVASSADIERVLSEEPEFGEALPRDALERAQFFLDRGRYDDARTALDAVRDADPLTMAVARARLSVGLGEAKQALEVLEGARAEAEAQPDSASGKAWRLYLVRAHVGLAEYAKVLELVEAITDDESPLGVEALAFKGSALSFLGRHDEARELLTRAVVRARELVSPRAESVALTCLGFALQRHDRMDEARKFYEEGLVAGEKAGDAGMLATLRLNLAGLLKMRGDIAGAIQHFEGAVDMGKRSGRRSTTRQALLNLANTDLYLGRLARARASIDALTEQRDQLPPVMQAQLHGLIAELRSLSGQSEAAVRDYEASAAAYVALGRGMDAAEALLEAVLLATRSGTQPVSELREWLARAERELGQTPAHRPLAKLAQGRVAMLAEDEAGARDAFDQALAASREAGQREWSWRALAARAELEEAAGQSMNARRDREEALALLEDIGARLPRDLREVYWNDPRRRELRSLVQRELAVAVTAHATATKLAAHIGRISQLSPISSHASTPLERRLARILEVNSELVGELDLERLTARVTGYAIELTRAERGYVILQETDGTLTVHSSRSRVGDEPHAEFSRSIAESVIAKGEPMVSTAAGDDKRMKGFASVHQLQLQSVACVPILAPSGRPIGALYVETRSRPASNFEEELPTLRAFADQVAIAIETARLVNENRDRADDLALTNRELEEAQGRLRELLGDRTHKLKEARRKLRSARDTLYSHFGYHGLVGTSSAMRRVYALVDRIRDTDVPILITGESGTGKEVVARAVHEASPRNKAQFMGVNCGAIPEHLLESELFGHVKGAFTGADRERKGLFREADGGSVLLDEIGEMPQKMQAGLLRVLQERKVRPVGGASEESVDARFIFATNRDLDQMVKAGSFREDLYYRIHVVELHLPALRERAEDIPQLVDHFLGLFSARYKRDKGTLSRDAMRRLMAYDWPGNVRQLEHVLLNAWVLSDRSELLPDDFDVPDGRVFSPRTESSHHSPTGDSRTTATTTNRLPRSSQRRPAKSTLSQHRSDERDKILKALQACNWNRVKAAELSGIPRRTFYRRLKDYGIQ from the coding sequence GTGGCCCGTTTCGAGCTGCCCAAGCGTTATCTCCCCCTTTCCCGCCTCGGCAAGGGCGGGGGCGGGGAGGTATGGGCGGTCCGGGATCGACACGGTGAAAAGAGCCTCGCGCTCAAGGTGCTGGCGGAGGGCGCGAGCGAGCGTGAGATGGCCGCGCTCGTGCGCGAGGCGGTGGCGCTCTCGGGTCTCGAAGGGCTGGGTGTGCCGCGGGTCGTGCGCTTCGGGCGTCTGCCCGGCAGCGGACGACCGTTCATGGTGCGCGAGCTGGTCGAAGGGCAGAGCCTCGGAGATTTGATCGATGGCGGTCTCGACGTCGAGCGAACGCTCGATGCGCTCGCGCGGTCGGCCGAGCAGTTGACGCTGGTGCATCGAGCAGGGTTGCTGCACGGTGACATCAAGCCCGCCAACATCATCGTCGAGGAGAGCGGCCGCGCGACGCTGGTCGATCTGGGGCTTGCAGCCCCATGGCGGGAGACGGGCACGGCAGCCGAGGGATTGACGCCCCGCTATGCAGCGCCGGAGCTGATGGCCGGCGGCCCGCTCACGGTTCGCGCGGAGGTCTACGCACTCGGGGTTGCATTGGCCGAAGCCATCGAGCACGCGAAGTCGCTGAAGAAGGAGGTGGTCGCACGCCTGGAGTCGGTGGTGGAGCGCGCGACCCACGACGACCCGTCGCGGCGACACCCTTCAGCCGACGAGTTCGCGAGCGAGCTACGGCACGCGGCTCTACTCGGACCTCCGGAGCACGCCAGTAACGCGGCTGCGATCTGGCCCGTGGTTGGCATCGATGGTGCGGCGAGCCAGCTGCTCACGGCGATTGACCGACTGACACCTGGAGCCGTGCTTCGGCTCGCAGGGCCTCGCGGCTCGGGGCAGAGCGCGCTCATGCGGCGTTCGGCCTGGTCTCTGGGCGTGCGCGGAACTCCCGTCGCCTGGATTGACGAAGGTATCGCGGGTTCGGTCGCCGCCGTTGTCGCCGAGCTGCAAGATCAGGCTGCGGACGGCCTGATTGTGCTGGTCGACGATGCGGGACGCCTCACCCCCGAAGGCCTGGCCGCGGTGAAGCGTGCGGGGCAGGCGGGCGCACGCTTGGTGGTGGCCGGAAGTGCGGAGCTCGGCGCCGCCGAGGCCACGTTCGAGGTGCCGCCCCTGGACAAACCCGCGGCCATCGATCTGGTGCGTCGGGCAGTTCCGTCGCTCACGGACTCGATGATCGAACGCATCGTGTCGGCGTGCGGCTGTCGCCCCGGCGAGCTGCGGCGTGTGGTTGGGGTGATCGCCTCCCAGGCCGTCGCGTCTTCGGCCGACATCGAGCGCGTGTTGTCCGAAGAGCCCGAGTTCGGCGAAGCTCTGCCGAGGGATGCGCTCGAGCGCGCGCAGTTTTTTTTGGATCGGGGCCGCTACGATGATGCACGCACGGCCCTCGACGCGGTGCGCGATGCTGATCCACTGACGATGGCGGTCGCGCGTGCACGGCTCTCGGTGGGTCTGGGCGAAGCAAAACAGGCGCTCGAGGTCCTGGAGGGAGCCCGCGCGGAGGCCGAGGCCCAGCCCGACTCGGCGTCCGGCAAGGCGTGGCGCCTCTACCTCGTGCGAGCCCACGTCGGTCTCGCGGAGTATGCCAAGGTGCTCGAGCTCGTGGAGGCCATCACGGATGATGAGTCGCCGCTCGGGGTCGAAGCCTTGGCGTTCAAGGGCTCCGCATTGTCGTTCCTTGGTCGGCACGACGAGGCTCGCGAGCTCTTGACGCGCGCTGTCGTGCGGGCGCGTGAGCTGGTCTCACCGCGCGCCGAGTCCGTCGCGCTGACCTGTCTCGGGTTTGCGCTGCAGCGCCACGACCGCATGGATGAGGCCAGAAAGTTCTACGAAGAGGGCCTGGTTGCCGGGGAAAAGGCCGGCGACGCCGGCATGCTCGCGACCTTGCGGCTGAACCTCGCCGGGCTGCTCAAGATGCGCGGCGACATCGCCGGTGCCATCCAGCACTTCGAGGGCGCCGTCGACATGGGCAAACGCTCCGGGCGGCGTTCGACCACCCGGCAGGCGCTCTTGAACCTGGCCAACACGGATCTCTACCTCGGGCGCTTGGCTCGCGCGCGCGCCAGCATCGACGCGTTGACCGAGCAGCGCGACCAGTTGCCCCCGGTGATGCAGGCCCAGCTGCATGGGCTCATCGCCGAGCTGCGGTCGCTCTCGGGGCAATCCGAGGCGGCGGTCCGCGACTACGAGGCCAGTGCTGCCGCCTACGTCGCACTCGGACGCGGCATGGACGCGGCCGAGGCGCTGCTCGAGGCGGTGTTGCTCGCGACACGCTCCGGCACGCAGCCGGTCTCCGAGCTGCGCGAGTGGTTGGCTCGCGCAGAGCGTGAGCTGGGTCAGACGCCCGCCCACCGCCCGCTCGCAAAGCTGGCCCAGGGCAGGGTGGCGATGCTGGCGGAGGACGAGGCGGGGGCCCGCGACGCCTTCGACCAGGCGCTGGCGGCTTCGCGTGAGGCGGGGCAACGCGAGTGGTCCTGGCGAGCGCTGGCTGCGCGCGCTGAGCTGGAAGAGGCCGCGGGCCAGAGCATGAACGCGCGCCGCGACCGCGAAGAGGCGCTGGCCTTGCTCGAGGACATTGGCGCGCGCCTGCCGCGAGATCTGCGCGAGGTGTACTGGAACGATCCGCGCCGACGCGAGCTTCGCTCGCTCGTTCAGCGAGAGTTGGCGGTGGCGGTCACCGCTCACGCGACTGCGACCAAACTGGCCGCGCACATCGGCCGGATCTCCCAGCTCTCGCCGATCTCGTCGCACGCATCGACGCCACTCGAGCGGCGCCTGGCGCGCATTCTGGAGGTCAACAGCGAGCTGGTGGGAGAGCTCGACCTCGAGCGCCTGACCGCGCGCGTGACGGGCTACGCCATAGAGCTGACGCGCGCGGAGCGCGGCTACGTCATCTTGCAGGAGACCGACGGAACGCTCACGGTGCACAGCTCGCGCTCGCGCGTCGGTGACGAGCCGCACGCGGAGTTCTCGCGCTCCATTGCCGAGAGTGTCATCGCCAAGGGTGAGCCCATGGTGAGCACGGCTGCCGGCGACGACAAGCGCATGAAGGGCTTCGCCTCGGTGCATCAACTGCAGCTGCAGTCGGTGGCGTGTGTGCCCATCTTGGCGCCATCCGGACGCCCGATCGGCGCCCTGTACGTCGAGACCCGCAGCCGCCCGGCTTCCAACTTCGAAGAAGAGTTGCCCACGCTGCGTGCGTTTGCTGATCAGGTTGCGATTGCCATCGAGACTGCGCGCCTGGTCAACGAGAACCGCGACCGGGCCGACGACCTGGCGCTGACGAACCGTGAGCTGGAGGAGGCGCAAGGCCGGCTGCGCGAGCTGCTCGGCGACCGCACACACAAGTTGAAAGAGGCCCGCCGCAAGCTGCGCAGCGCCCGCGACACGCTCTACTCACACTTCGGTTACCACGGGCTCGTCGGCACGAGCAGCGCCATGCGCCGGGTCTACGCGCTGGTCGATCGAATCCGCGACACCGATGTCCCGATCCTCATCACGGGCGAGAGCGGGACCGGCAAGGAGGTCGTCGCTCGCGCGGTGCACGAGGCATCCCCCCGCAACAAAGCGCAGTTCATGGGCGTGAACTGCGGAGCCATCCCCGAACACCTGCTCGAGAGTGAGTTGTTCGGTCACGTCAAGGGCGCGTTCACCGGTGCCGACCGCGAGCGCAAGGGCCTGTTCCGCGAGGCTGACGGCGGCAGTGTGCTGCTCGACGAAATCGGTGAGATGCCCCAGAAGATGCAGGCCGGACTACTGCGCGTGCTCCAGGAGCGGAAGGTGCGACCGGTGGGAGGCGCCAGCGAAGAATCGGTGGACGCGCGCTTCATTTTTGCGACCAACCGCGACCTGGACCAGATGGTGAAGGCCGGGAGTTTTCGCGAAGATCTGTACTACCGCATCCACGTCGTCGAGCTGCACTTGCCCGCGCTCAGGGAGCGCGCCGAGGACATCCCTCAGCTCGTCGATCATTTCCTGGGTCTGTTCTCGGCGCGTTACAAACGCGATAAAGGCACCTTGTCCCGCGACGCCATGCGCCGCCTCATGGCCTACGATTGGCCTGGCAACGTCCGCCAACTCGAGCACGTCTTGCTCAACGCCTGGGTGCTCAGCGATCGCAGCGAGCTGCTCCCCGATGACTTC
- a CDS encoding alpha/beta hydrolase, whose translation MILHSLVVEQNVDIDERASFVKELVLARGVMPIAMVRKRALAPTPKGAITRRDPSEAAAETLAPLLLIHGYGQNRYAFHLPTRSMVNYLARAGYDVFNVDLRGRGRSGHFGARRPRSVLEFIHEDVPAALEEIRSLSGDRPVFLVGHSLGGVVSYCVAADQPTRVAGIITLGSPYHFSVGSRWLAGLTSAFLALDQRMNLPNFVVPARAYGKFVRTARRVVESRLYPLPFRGFHRGAIEPEVLEQHMALAMDRGSIATMRAMFGWAQEARARKTGDDGLFGYGRRFEGLDMPLLVIAGAYDDLAPPASVEPAFALSSARDKSYRELPFGHVDMLIGREAPRLTWPLLESWLGKRVRAGQARAAAMG comes from the coding sequence ATGATCCTCCACAGCCTGGTCGTCGAGCAGAACGTCGACATCGACGAGCGCGCGAGCTTCGTGAAGGAGCTGGTGCTGGCGCGTGGAGTGATGCCCATCGCGATGGTGCGCAAGCGCGCGCTCGCCCCGACGCCGAAGGGCGCAATCACCCGCCGAGATCCGAGCGAGGCCGCCGCCGAGACCCTCGCGCCGCTGCTCTTGATCCACGGCTACGGACAGAACCGCTACGCGTTCCATCTGCCGACGCGCAGCATGGTCAACTACCTGGCTCGAGCAGGCTACGACGTCTTCAACGTGGACCTGCGGGGCCGCGGGCGAAGTGGACACTTTGGAGCACGCCGCCCCCGCTCCGTGCTCGAGTTCATCCATGAGGACGTGCCCGCTGCGCTCGAAGAAATTCGGTCGCTCTCCGGGGACCGACCCGTGTTTCTGGTCGGACACTCGCTCGGTGGTGTCGTCAGTTATTGCGTGGCCGCCGACCAGCCAACTCGGGTCGCCGGCATCATCACGTTGGGATCGCCGTACCACTTCTCCGTTGGCTCCCGCTGGTTGGCCGGCTTGACGAGCGCGTTCTTGGCCCTCGATCAACGCATGAACCTCCCCAACTTCGTCGTGCCCGCGCGCGCCTACGGAAAATTCGTCCGTACTGCACGCCGGGTCGTGGAGAGCAGGCTGTACCCGCTCCCCTTCCGCGGCTTCCATCGCGGCGCCATCGAGCCCGAGGTGCTCGAGCAACACATGGCGCTCGCCATGGACCGCGGCAGCATCGCGACCATGCGTGCGATGTTCGGCTGGGCGCAGGAGGCCCGCGCGCGCAAGACGGGGGACGATGGCCTGTTTGGTTATGGCCGGCGCTTCGAGGGCCTCGACATGCCGCTGTTGGTGATAGCGGGGGCGTACGACGACCTCGCGCCGCCGGCGTCGGTCGAGCCGGCCTTCGCTCTCTCGAGCGCGCGCGACAAGAGCTACCGAGAGCTGCCGTTCGGCCACGTGGACATGTTGATCGGTCGCGAGGCTCCTCGACTGACCTGGCCCCTGCTCGAATCGTGGCTCGGCAAACGCGTGCGCGCCGGCCAGGCGCGGGCGGCCGCGATGGGTTGA
- the msrB gene encoding peptide-methionine (R)-S-oxide reductase MsrB, whose protein sequence is MTGPKVEKTDAQWRAELGEEKYRITRQKGTERAFSGEFYDCKEPGTYVCACCGAELFASDTKYESGSGWPSFWQPLSSEAIEEDFDVSHGMRRVEVTCARCDAHLGHVFEDGPDPTGLRYCINSASLGLSRK, encoded by the coding sequence ATGACAGGCCCCAAGGTCGAGAAAACCGACGCCCAGTGGCGAGCCGAGCTCGGCGAAGAGAAGTACCGAATCACCCGGCAGAAGGGCACCGAGCGAGCCTTCTCTGGAGAGTTCTACGACTGCAAAGAGCCAGGCACCTATGTCTGCGCCTGTTGTGGTGCCGAGCTCTTTGCTTCGGATACGAAGTACGAGTCGGGGAGTGGCTGGCCGAGCTTCTGGCAGCCGCTGTCGAGCGAGGCCATCGAAGAAGATTTCGACGTCAGCCACGGCATGCGGCGGGTCGAGGTGACATGTGCCCGCTGCGACGCCCATCTGGGCCACGTCTTCGAGGACGGACCCGACCCGACGGGGCTTCGTTACTGCATCAACAGCGCCTCACTCGGGCTCTCGCGCAAGTGA
- a CDS encoding serine protein kinase gives MTDSGYTASDKGDKSMLATIAAMQDYDRYRDLSWDGSFEDYLAIVRDRPHVTRNAFQRVYDMVISYGTEEYIDNKKKLIRYNFFRDEADGGRDAIFGLDIPVMRLMSVLKAASENYGPEKRVILLHGPVGSSKSTIARLIKKGLERYCATPEGALYTFRWVNLEGTGLSSGGTDTFDSPMHEEPLKLIPLDWRDKAIDKLHLSNDKYRVRVEGELDPASRFIFKGLMDKYQGDWGKAVENHVRVRRLILSEKDRVGIGTFQPKDEKNQDSTELTGDINYRKIAEYGSDSDPRAFNFDGEFNIANRGIVEFVEVLKLDVAFLYDLLGASQEHRIKPKKFAQTDIDEVIIGHTNEAEYKRLLSNELMEAFRDRTIKIDIPYITKLSDEIKIYEKDFNQEKVRGKHVAPHTLEVAAMWAVLTRLEEPKKHNLQLIQKLKLYDGKVLPGYTQDTVKELRKESKREGMEGISPRYVQDKISNALVSEAGEGTINPFMVLNELEKGLTHHSLITSEDQRKRFRETIGMVKREYEEIVKNEVQRAISADEEAISKLAANYIDNIKAYALKEKVKNKYTGQDEEPDERLMRSIEEKIEVPDNRKDDFRREIMNYIGARAVEGKKFDWQSNDRLRRALELKLFEDQKDSIKLKTLVSAVVDKETQEKIDIIKSRLMRYFGYNEVSATDVLNYVASIFARGDAKS, from the coding sequence ATGACCGACTCTGGCTACACCGCGAGCGACAAAGGCGACAAAAGCATGCTGGCGACCATCGCAGCGATGCAGGACTACGATCGCTATCGCGACCTATCCTGGGACGGCAGCTTCGAGGACTACCTCGCGATCGTTCGCGACCGCCCGCACGTCACGCGCAATGCGTTTCAGCGCGTGTACGACATGGTGATCTCCTACGGAACCGAGGAGTACATCGACAACAAGAAGAAGCTGATCCGCTACAACTTCTTCCGGGACGAGGCGGACGGCGGGCGCGACGCGATCTTCGGTCTCGACATCCCCGTGATGAGACTGATGAGCGTGCTCAAGGCCGCCAGCGAGAACTACGGCCCGGAAAAGCGTGTCATCTTGCTTCACGGCCCGGTCGGCTCGAGCAAGAGCACCATCGCGCGGCTCATCAAGAAGGGGCTGGAACGCTACTGCGCCACTCCGGAGGGCGCGCTGTACACGTTCCGCTGGGTCAACCTCGAAGGCACGGGGCTGAGCAGCGGAGGCACCGATACCTTCGACTCTCCCATGCACGAGGAGCCGCTCAAGCTGATCCCGCTCGATTGGCGCGACAAAGCCATCGACAAACTCCACCTGTCGAACGACAAGTACCGAGTCCGCGTCGAGGGGGAGCTCGACCCTGCCAGCCGCTTCATCTTCAAGGGTTTGATGGACAAGTACCAGGGTGACTGGGGCAAGGCCGTGGAGAACCACGTGCGTGTGCGGCGCCTGATCTTGTCGGAGAAAGATCGCGTCGGGATCGGAACGTTCCAGCCGAAAGACGAGAAGAACCAGGACTCGACGGAGCTCACGGGTGACATCAACTATCGCAAGATCGCCGAGTACGGCTCCGACAGCGATCCCCGTGCGTTCAACTTCGACGGCGAGTTCAACATCGCAAACCGCGGCATCGTCGAGTTCGTCGAGGTGCTCAAGCTGGACGTGGCGTTCCTCTACGACCTCCTGGGCGCCTCACAAGAGCACCGCATCAAGCCCAAAAAGTTCGCGCAGACCGACATCGACGAGGTCATCATCGGCCACACCAACGAGGCCGAGTACAAACGTCTGCTGAGCAACGAGCTGATGGAGGCGTTCCGGGACCGCACGATCAAGATCGACATCCCGTACATCACCAAGCTGTCCGACGAGATCAAGATCTACGAGAAGGACTTCAACCAGGAGAAGGTCAGGGGCAAACACGTCGCGCCTCACACGCTCGAAGTGGCGGCCATGTGGGCCGTGCTCACGCGGCTCGAAGAGCCGAAGAAACACAACCTGCAGCTGATCCAGAAGCTGAAGCTCTACGACGGCAAGGTGCTGCCGGGTTACACGCAAGACACGGTCAAGGAGCTGCGCAAAGAGAGCAAGCGGGAAGGCATGGAGGGCATCAGCCCGCGGTACGTGCAGGACAAGATCTCCAACGCGCTGGTGAGCGAAGCCGGCGAAGGCACCATCAACCCGTTCATGGTGCTCAACGAGCTGGAGAAGGGCCTCACCCACCACTCACTCATCACCAGCGAAGATCAGCGCAAGCGCTTTCGGGAGACCATCGGCATGGTCAAGCGCGAGTACGAAGAGATCGTCAAGAACGAGGTCCAGCGGGCGATCAGCGCCGACGAAGAGGCCATCTCGAAGCTGGCAGCGAACTACATCGACAACATCAAGGCCTACGCGCTCAAAGAGAAGGTGAAGAACAAGTACACCGGCCAGGACGAGGAGCCGGACGAGCGCTTGATGCGGTCGATCGAGGAGAAGATCGAGGTTCCCGATAACCGCAAGGACGACTTCCGGCGGGAGATCATGAACTACATCGGTGCCCGCGCGGTCGAAGGCAAGAAGTTCGACTGGCAGTCGAACGATCGCCTGCGCCGCGCGCTGGAGCTGAAGCTGTTCGAGGACCAGAAGGACAGCATCAAGCTGAAGACCTTGGTCTCCGCCGTGGTCGACAAGGAGACGCAGGAGAAGATCGACATCATCAAGAGTCGGCTCATGCGCTACTTCGGCTACAATGAGGTCAGCGCCACCGACGTCTTGAACTACGTCGCCAGCATTTTTGCCCGCGGCGACGCCAAGAGCTGA
- the ppk1 gene encoding polyphosphate kinase 1, with amino-acid sequence MSLDLPAPSRPPTSVRGAKPLDDPSLFINRELAWLEFNARVLAEAADDRVPLFERLKFLAIFSNNLDEFFMVRVAGLQAQLSGQVDEVPPDGLTATEQLVAISARAHELVEQSYRIWTTTVQPTLREIGIALVSPDELEAADREQLDEHFKKDIFPVLTPILVDPAHPFPHVRNKSINVGFMFDSPVRGSEPSFGVVQVPMPLRRLIRVPRAGLRRAYVALEDLIQRQSAMLFPQMRVVGQFAFRVTRNFDIELDEDEAEDLLLTLQAELRRRERGHAVRLSVSGVGSPDALQLLCRSLEVDPERDVFHCDGPLYLADMMEMVSADERRDLRDESYSPVYVPPLRDSDDLFETIRERDVLLHHPYESFEAVVDFVSQAAEDPQVLAIKQTLYRTGGESPIVRALQRAAELGKQVTAVVELKARFDEASNMQWARALERSGVNVMYGLMGLKTHAKVLLVVRREKNGLRRYVHLATGNYNQQTAKLYTDLSLFTAREDIGEDATAFFNLLTGYSAPPRWNQFIVAPLGFHEAVLGLIARETEHARAERPAKITAKMNSLVDADVITALYAASQAGITVDLMVRGICCLRPGVKGVSENIRVRAVIDRFLEHSRIFHFKNGGNDEVFLSSADWMPRNFRRRVEVMFPVLDEALKRRIVDEILATVTGDNVKGWSLQASGAYFRREAEKDEKPLRSQYRFMEFARERARDGDKTVSRQLAPAPAPGAQAAMEKLRKRGTKKGRKNKRRVDD; translated from the coding sequence ATGAGCCTGGACCTTCCTGCCCCGAGCCGACCTCCCACCTCTGTGCGGGGCGCCAAGCCGCTCGACGACCCGAGCTTGTTCATCAATCGTGAGCTGGCGTGGCTCGAGTTCAACGCGCGCGTGCTGGCCGAGGCTGCCGACGACCGTGTGCCGCTCTTCGAGCGCCTGAAGTTCCTCGCGATCTTCTCCAACAACCTGGACGAGTTCTTCATGGTCCGGGTGGCCGGGCTGCAAGCGCAGCTGTCGGGCCAGGTGGACGAGGTCCCGCCCGATGGCTTGACCGCGACGGAGCAGCTGGTCGCGATCAGCGCACGAGCGCACGAGCTGGTCGAGCAGAGTTATCGGATCTGGACCACCACCGTTCAACCGACGCTGCGCGAGATTGGCATTGCACTCGTTTCACCCGACGAGCTGGAAGCTGCAGATCGCGAGCAGCTGGACGAACACTTCAAGAAGGACATCTTTCCGGTCTTGACCCCGATCTTGGTGGACCCGGCCCACCCGTTCCCGCACGTGCGGAACAAGAGCATCAACGTCGGGTTCATGTTCGATAGCCCGGTGCGTGGCAGCGAGCCGAGCTTCGGGGTCGTGCAGGTGCCGATGCCGCTTCGGCGCCTGATTCGTGTGCCCCGCGCGGGCCTCCGGCGGGCCTACGTTGCGCTCGAGGATCTGATCCAGCGCCAGAGCGCCATGCTCTTTCCCCAGATGCGTGTGGTGGGGCAGTTCGCGTTCCGGGTCACGCGCAACTTCGACATCGAGCTCGATGAAGATGAAGCGGAAGACCTGCTGCTCACGCTGCAGGCGGAGCTGCGGCGTCGCGAGCGCGGACACGCGGTGCGTCTGAGTGTGAGCGGGGTCGGCTCGCCCGACGCGCTGCAGCTCTTGTGTCGCTCGCTCGAGGTCGATCCCGAACGCGACGTCTTTCACTGCGACGGGCCGCTGTACCTGGCCGACATGATGGAGATGGTCTCCGCCGACGAGCGCCGCGATCTTCGCGACGAGAGTTACTCGCCGGTGTACGTGCCGCCGCTGCGGGACAGCGACGATTTGTTCGAGACCATCCGCGAGCGGGACGTGCTCTTGCACCACCCCTACGAGTCATTCGAGGCGGTGGTCGATTTCGTGTCCCAAGCCGCGGAAGATCCGCAGGTTCTGGCGATCAAACAGACCCTCTACCGCACCGGTGGAGAATCCCCCATCGTGCGCGCGCTGCAGCGCGCCGCCGAGCTAGGCAAACAGGTCACGGCGGTGGTGGAGCTCAAGGCTCGCTTCGACGAGGCGAGCAACATGCAGTGGGCTCGGGCGCTGGAGCGCTCCGGCGTGAACGTCATGTACGGTCTGATGGGGCTCAAGACCCACGCCAAGGTGCTCTTGGTGGTGCGGAGGGAGAAGAACGGCCTGAGGCGCTACGTGCACCTGGCAACGGGGAACTACAACCAGCAGACGGCGAAGCTGTACACCGACCTGTCTCTGTTCACGGCGCGGGAGGACATTGGCGAGGACGCGACGGCGTTCTTCAATTTGCTCACCGGCTACAGCGCACCTCCGCGCTGGAACCAGTTCATCGTGGCGCCGCTGGGTTTTCACGAAGCGGTTCTCGGGCTCATCGCCCGAGAGACGGAGCACGCGCGCGCCGAGCGTCCAGCCAAGATCACCGCGAAGATGAACTCGCTGGTGGACGCCGACGTGATCACCGCGCTCTACGCGGCTTCACAGGCTGGCATCACGGTCGATCTGATGGTGCGCGGCATCTGCTGCCTCAGGCCGGGTGTGAAGGGGGTCAGCGAGAACATCAGAGTCCGGGCGGTCATCGACCGATTCCTCGAGCACTCGCGGATCTTCCACTTCAAGAACGGCGGCAACGACGAGGTCTTCCTGTCCAGCGCGGATTGGATGCCGCGTAACTTCCGACGCCGCGTCGAGGTCATGTTTCCGGTGCTCGACGAGGCCTTGAAACGCCGCATCGTGGACGAGATTCTGGCCACCGTGACCGGCGACAACGTCAAGGGGTGGAGCCTGCAAGCGAGCGGCGCGTACTTCCGACGTGAAGCCGAGAAGGACGAAAAGCCGCTGAGGAGCCAGTACCGTTTCATGGAATTCGCGCGGGAGCGCGCCCGGGACGGCGACAAGACCGTCTCCCGGCAGTTGGCGCCGGCGCCGGCGCCGGGTGCCCAGGCCGCGATGGAAAAACTCCGCAAGCGCGGCACGAAGAAAGGCCGGAAGAACAAGCGCCGCGTCGACGACTGA